One region of Natronorubrum aibiense genomic DNA includes:
- a CDS encoding methionine adenosyltransferase, with product MADTSWTVMHLEQDPFASRSTTFVERKGIGHPDSICDGIAEAISRRLSQYYLDEFGQILHHNTDSVQLVAGTTKPSFGGGEIVDPIYVLISGQATTTVDGQSVPVDDLAVAAARDYVDATFDELPADAIEFEPRLGETSADLKALFDDRTVPRANDTSIGIGYAPLSETERIIRGLDVAIREEIPAVGDDVKLMGWRTDDTLRITVAAAVISRYVATIDEYVDVTTQVRELTSRCASERTDRDVQVTVNAADDVDSESVYLTETGLSAEMGDDGNVGRGNRVNGLITPHRPMTLEAAAGKNPVSHVGKLYSLVATNAAERIVDDLGAEYAAVTLLSQIGAPVTEPLAVEVGTTTRDGDEIRRLVTAELERIDSLSRALVAGDVRLF from the coding sequence ATGGCTGACACCTCGTGGACCGTTATGCACCTCGAGCAAGATCCCTTCGCATCACGCTCGACAACGTTCGTCGAGCGAAAGGGGATCGGACATCCGGATTCGATCTGCGATGGGATCGCCGAGGCGATTTCGCGACGTCTCTCACAGTACTATCTCGACGAATTCGGCCAGATCCTCCATCACAACACCGACAGTGTTCAGCTCGTTGCTGGAACGACGAAGCCGTCGTTCGGTGGCGGTGAAATCGTCGATCCGATCTACGTCCTCATCAGCGGGCAGGCGACTACGACCGTCGACGGACAGTCCGTTCCAGTCGACGACCTCGCGGTCGCCGCCGCACGAGACTACGTCGACGCGACCTTCGACGAGTTGCCAGCTGACGCGATCGAATTCGAGCCGCGTCTCGGTGAGACGTCCGCCGATCTGAAAGCGTTGTTCGACGACCGAACCGTCCCTCGAGCGAACGACACCAGTATCGGTATCGGCTACGCACCCCTCTCTGAAACGGAGCGTATCATCCGTGGGCTCGACGTGGCGATTCGTGAGGAGATTCCAGCAGTCGGCGACGACGTCAAACTGATGGGGTGGCGGACGGATGACACCCTTCGGATCACCGTCGCAGCCGCCGTTATCTCTCGGTACGTCGCGACTATCGACGAATACGTCGACGTCACGACGCAGGTACGTGAACTGACAAGCCGCTGCGCGAGCGAGCGAACGGATCGAGACGTCCAAGTCACTGTTAACGCTGCCGATGACGTCGACAGCGAGAGCGTTTACCTCACTGAGACTGGGCTCTCCGCGGAGATGGGGGACGACGGGAACGTCGGTCGAGGGAATCGCGTCAACGGACTCATCACGCCTCATCGGCCGATGACGCTCGAGGCAGCGGCCGGAAAGAACCCGGTCAGTCACGTCGGCAAACTCTATTCGCTCGTCGCGACGAACGCCGCAGAACGGATCGTCGACGACCTCGGTGCCGAGTACGCCGCCGTAACACTCCTGTCTCAGATCGGTGCGCCAGTCACGGAACCGCTTGCTGTCGAAGTCGGGACGACGACACGCGACGGCGACGAGATACGACGTCTCGTCACCGCCGAACTCGAGCGCATCGACTCGCTCTCTCGAGCGCTCGTGGCCGGCGACGTGCGACTGTTCTAA
- a CDS encoding ABC transporter ATP-binding protein, with product MTAIELEGLTKDYGEVLANDGLTFSVDTGEVFGYLGPNGAGKTTTIRMLLGFISPTAGSGRVLGHDIRDERALIEAKRQIGYLSDEPGFDEQATGNEILELHAAVKGDERSDELLKLFDPPMDRQIREYSRGNVQKLGLVTTFMHDPELVILDEPTSGLDPLMKQRFAEFLRAEKQQGVTVFFSSHILSEVRRLCDRVGIIRSGKLVTVDPVETLLNRSGKAVRIQSDIPIPTSVLEIDGVHDLETSAPSDAPDIDPDSAFTECAFTYTGDINRLLGTLSEYELLDLSIEEAPLEDVFLRFYGDENDV from the coding sequence ATGACTGCCATCGAACTCGAGGGGCTCACGAAAGATTACGGCGAGGTCCTCGCAAACGACGGGTTGACGTTCAGCGTCGACACGGGGGAGGTCTTCGGCTATCTGGGGCCGAACGGCGCTGGCAAGACGACGACCATTCGGATGCTGCTCGGGTTCATTTCGCCGACGGCCGGATCCGGACGGGTGCTGGGCCACGACATCCGGGACGAACGGGCACTTATCGAGGCCAAACGGCAGATCGGCTATCTCTCTGACGAGCCGGGGTTCGACGAGCAGGCGACCGGCAACGAGATCCTCGAGCTCCACGCCGCGGTCAAAGGCGACGAGCGAAGCGACGAACTCCTCAAGTTGTTCGATCCGCCGATGGATCGGCAGATCCGCGAGTACTCGCGTGGGAACGTCCAGAAACTGGGGCTCGTGACGACGTTCATGCACGATCCGGAGCTCGTGATCTTAGACGAGCCGACCAGTGGTCTCGATCCGCTGATGAAACAGCGCTTCGCCGAGTTCCTCCGGGCCGAAAAACAACAGGGTGTGACGGTGTTTTTCTCCTCACACATTTTGAGTGAGGTGCGGCGACTCTGTGATCGCGTCGGCATCATCCGTAGTGGGAAACTCGTCACAGTCGATCCCGTCGAGACCCTGTTGAACCGGAGCGGGAAGGCAGTCCGTATCCAGAGCGACATCCCGATTCCGACGTCGGTCCTCGAGATCGACGGCGTCCACGATCTCGAGACGAGTGCCCCCAGCGACGCACCTGATATCGATCCCGACTCGGCGTTCACCGAGTGTGCGTTCACGTACACCGGCGACATCAACCGACTCCTCGGCACGCTCTCGGAGTACGAGCTACTGGATCTCTCGATCGAGGAAGCGCCACTCGAGGACGTCTTCCTGCGGTTTTACGGGGATGAGAACGATGTTTGA
- a CDS encoding ABC transporter permease subunit: MFEFFRYDARKRITGSLYLTAGLALLAAMVIWVYPSFRDAFDEDELLAAYPQELIQLFGIQTMTSLEGFLAFELYVFGWVILLGLYFAYSAAGVIADDVDRGRMDSLLAMPVSRRRLVAEKFAALGVPIVVVNLLMPLVVLVGAWLIDESMAVADVFAVHLFSIPYLFACAGIGLVCSVAFDRAAIAQRVALGATFALFLMESVLEGTDYEDVGALAPMRYFDPNEILLQGEYDLVGAGILIAVTLGLVVVSQFWFSQKDV; the protein is encoded by the coding sequence ATGTTTGAGTTCTTCCGCTACGACGCGCGCAAACGGATCACCGGCAGTCTGTATCTGACGGCCGGGCTGGCGCTGTTAGCCGCGATGGTCATCTGGGTCTACCCGTCGTTCCGGGATGCCTTCGACGAGGACGAACTGCTCGCGGCCTATCCGCAGGAACTCATCCAACTGTTCGGCATCCAGACGATGACCTCACTCGAGGGGTTTCTCGCGTTCGAACTCTACGTCTTCGGCTGGGTCATCCTGCTCGGACTGTACTTCGCCTACAGCGCCGCGGGCGTGATCGCCGACGACGTCGACCGAGGGCGGATGGACTCGCTGTTGGCGATGCCGGTGTCCCGGCGTCGGCTCGTCGCTGAGAAGTTCGCTGCACTCGGCGTGCCGATCGTCGTCGTGAACCTCCTGATGCCGCTCGTCGTGCTCGTCGGCGCCTGGCTGATCGACGAATCGATGGCCGTGGCCGACGTGTTCGCCGTTCACCTCTTCTCGATCCCGTATCTGTTCGCCTGTGCCGGGATCGGCCTCGTCTGCTCCGTCGCGTTCGACCGCGCGGCGATCGCCCAGCGGGTCGCCCTCGGCGCCACGTTCGCCCTCTTTCTGATGGAGTCGGTCCTCGAGGGGACCGACTACGAGGACGTCGGCGCGCTGGCACCGATGCGGTATTTCGACCCTAACGAGATCCTGCTGCAGGGGGAGTACGACCTCGTCGGGGCCGGGATTCTGATCGCGGTGACGTTGGGCCTCGTCGTCGTCAGCCAGTTCTGGTTCTCGCAAAAAGACGTCTAA
- a CDS encoding universal stress protein, giving the protein MSDDAAAVEGTLLVPIANAETAARQFETALDIATDRSYRILLVYVVDVPPQLSLTDGRRYLLEDEDERMLSDAAARVEAHGVPVDKRIRVARGVATGILGVADRHDVDAILLGWRGRPPRPDVVLGNHIDSVLQNAACDVLVQRIKTPRPDPVESVLVPIAGGPHEGLSTDAAASIACRNDAAVTLLHVRDPDDPEQTQADAEALLANAADAFDGIPSLERELVERDDVAGTITDWTADHDVTVLGVSRGGLIQRALLGSISEAVGRHAANTVVLAKRYESVSSRLRRLFSGR; this is encoded by the coding sequence ATGTCAGACGATGCTGCGGCCGTCGAGGGTACCTTGCTGGTGCCGATTGCGAACGCGGAGACCGCCGCCCGCCAGTTCGAGACCGCACTCGACATCGCGACCGATCGCTCGTATCGAATCCTGCTCGTCTACGTCGTCGACGTCCCCCCACAACTGTCGCTGACGGACGGTCGACGGTACCTGCTCGAGGACGAAGATGAACGGATGCTTTCGGACGCGGCGGCTCGCGTCGAGGCCCACGGCGTCCCTGTCGACAAACGGATCCGAGTTGCTCGCGGTGTCGCGACAGGCATCCTCGGAGTTGCCGACCGCCACGATGTCGACGCAATCCTACTGGGCTGGCGCGGCCGGCCGCCACGACCGGACGTCGTCCTCGGCAACCACATCGACAGCGTGTTGCAAAACGCCGCGTGTGACGTTCTCGTCCAGCGGATCAAAACGCCGCGACCGGACCCCGTCGAGTCGGTGCTCGTCCCGATCGCTGGCGGCCCACACGAGGGGCTGTCCACCGACGCTGCCGCCTCGATCGCCTGCCGTAACGACGCCGCGGTCACGCTGTTACACGTCCGCGATCCGGACGACCCCGAGCAGACGCAGGCGGACGCAGAGGCGCTGCTGGCCAATGCTGCAGACGCGTTCGACGGTATTCCATCCCTCGAGCGAGAACTCGTCGAACGCGACGACGTCGCGGGGACGATAACCGACTGGACCGCCGACCACGACGTCACCGTCCTCGGCGTCTCGCGGGGTGGCCTCATTCAGCGCGCCCTCCTCGGCTCGATTTCCGAGGCGGTCGGGAGACACGCGGCCAACACGGTCGTGCTGGCGAAGCGGTACGAGTCGGTTTCCTCGCGACTGCGGCGACTGTTTTCCGGCCGCTGA
- a CDS encoding universal stress protein translates to MADSILLPVNGGDGSAAAEYAIAVARATGATVRVLAVADPSALERVPADETASLRARADERSRAALESTAGTVDAAGIDVVRDHREGVPHQEITTVADDSEIDLLVIEADGRTAERVLALSDVPVLVVPPDARGWLDAESVGPSRIVIPTDGSDAAARAADCALELATNARGAVDVISVIDETNPALADAPPHLIELCREGGHDAIEPIAVAARDRGLPVTTDVIRGVPHEEIVSYAAAVGADLIAMGARGLAIGDEPLLGGTTAHVLARTDRPVLAVR, encoded by the coding sequence ATGGCTGACTCGATTTTGCTCCCGGTAAACGGGGGCGACGGCTCGGCGGCGGCCGAATACGCCATCGCGGTCGCGCGTGCGACCGGTGCGACCGTCCGCGTGCTGGCCGTCGCCGACCCGAGCGCCCTCGAGCGTGTACCGGCCGACGAGACGGCGTCGCTTCGAGCACGGGCCGACGAGCGCAGTCGGGCGGCGCTCGAGTCGACCGCCGGGACGGTCGACGCCGCCGGGATCGACGTCGTTCGAGACCACCGCGAGGGCGTCCCCCATCAGGAGATCACCACCGTCGCCGACGACAGCGAGATCGACCTGCTCGTTATAGAAGCGGACGGGCGGACGGCCGAACGGGTGCTCGCGCTGTCGGACGTCCCGGTGCTCGTCGTTCCGCCGGACGCGCGCGGGTGGCTCGACGCGGAATCGGTGGGTCCGAGTCGGATCGTGATCCCGACCGACGGGAGCGACGCCGCCGCACGCGCCGCTGACTGCGCCCTCGAGTTGGCGACAAACGCTCGCGGGGCCGTCGACGTGATCTCCGTGATCGACGAGACGAATCCTGCACTCGCGGACGCACCGCCACACCTCATCGAACTCTGTCGCGAGGGTGGCCACGACGCGATCGAGCCGATCGCCGTCGCAGCGCGCGACCGCGGGCTACCGGTGACGACCGACGTCATCCGTGGCGTCCCCCACGAGGAAATCGTGTCGTACGCAGCCGCCGTCGGTGCCGATCTGATCGCGATGGGTGCACGCGGGCTCGCCATCGGCGACGAGCCACTGCTCGGGGGAACGACGGCGCACGTCCTCGCGCGGACCGACCGGCCAGTGCTCGCGGTTCGATAG
- a CDS encoding universal stress protein, which translates to MADRVLVPYDGSTPSNDALEYAFETYPDAEVTALHVIEVPESRIDVLEGPELRPPLTEKAREYAMELLEGATALADTHDRDLETAVVTGKPDRRIVEYATKHGHDAIVIGSHGRSGVSRVLLGSVAADVVRRAPIPVAVVR; encoded by the coding sequence ATGGCCGACCGCGTTCTCGTTCCGTACGATGGATCCACGCCGTCGAACGACGCCCTCGAGTATGCCTTCGAGACGTATCCCGACGCCGAGGTGACGGCGTTACACGTCATCGAGGTACCGGAGTCACGTATCGACGTCCTCGAGGGGCCGGAGCTCCGCCCGCCGCTCACCGAGAAAGCCCGCGAGTACGCGATGGAACTCCTCGAGGGTGCGACGGCGCTCGCGGACACGCACGATCGCGACCTCGAGACGGCAGTCGTCACGGGCAAACCGGACCGGCGAATCGTCGAGTACGCGACGAAACACGGCCACGACGCGATCGTCATCGGCAGCCATGGCCGATCGGGGGTGTCGCGTGTCCTGCTCGGTTCGGTCGCAGCGGACGTCGTTCGACGGGCACCGATCCCCGTCGCGGTCGTTCGGTAG
- a CDS encoding ABC1 kinase family protein, which translates to MKGYYLRSLQVIVRFLPVAIALVRDRRRFLLFGPPRRVSTATHRERADRLTETMLELGPAFIKVGQVLSTRPDIVPPTYTEAFATLQDEVPEDAGGDPLTVVEAELGDELDLETLEPVAGGSLAFVYTAAYEGDRIALKVRRPGLVPVIERDLRVIRGLVPLLTAFADERQRYSIENLADDFENIILEELDFEREAAIMATIGANFADDDRVVVPSTHDDLCSERIVAMEYVEGRKITADRALESAGTGPTEMATLIARTYLKMGLVDGVFHADPHPGNLSVTDEGRLVIYDYGMSQRLSEQEQDDIATLYRSLVRRDVDGLLNTLIALEILEPTVDRAAVRQVLELVIENLEGRSQITWRAIITELLSMLHDFPFRIPPNVMLLIRVGTVGEGVCRTLDPEFDFLGVTRSFLVDHGFIESELEALLEDVRTDLRESAPVLARAPARFDTVFGQLERGELVVRTDPVETTADGDPAVGYAIVAGSLFVATAVLTFHDLPLEIASLVLGLVFLGQYVYRRRAA; encoded by the coding sequence ATGAAGGGCTACTATCTCCGCTCTCTGCAGGTCATCGTTCGCTTTCTGCCCGTCGCAATCGCGTTGGTACGCGACCGCCGGCGGTTCCTGTTGTTCGGTCCGCCGCGACGGGTGTCGACGGCGACCCACCGGGAGCGTGCCGACCGACTCACCGAGACGATGCTCGAGCTCGGCCCGGCGTTTATCAAGGTCGGACAGGTGCTGTCGACGCGGCCGGATATCGTCCCGCCGACGTACACCGAGGCGTTTGCGACGCTGCAAGACGAGGTTCCCGAAGATGCGGGCGGCGATCCGCTCACCGTCGTCGAGGCCGAACTCGGCGACGAACTCGACCTCGAGACGCTCGAGCCGGTCGCTGGCGGCTCGCTCGCGTTCGTCTACACCGCCGCGTACGAGGGCGACCGAATCGCACTGAAGGTACGACGACCGGGACTGGTCCCGGTGATCGAGCGCGACCTCCGGGTCATACGGGGGCTCGTCCCGTTGCTCACGGCGTTCGCCGACGAACGCCAGCGCTACTCGATCGAGAACCTCGCCGACGACTTCGAGAACATCATCCTCGAGGAACTGGATTTCGAGCGCGAAGCGGCGATCATGGCGACGATCGGAGCGAACTTTGCGGACGACGACCGGGTCGTCGTGCCATCGACGCACGACGACCTCTGCTCGGAGCGTATCGTGGCGATGGAGTACGTCGAGGGCCGAAAGATCACCGCCGACCGCGCGCTCGAGTCGGCCGGGACCGGTCCGACCGAGATGGCGACGCTGATCGCCCGTACGTATCTGAAGATGGGGCTCGTCGACGGCGTCTTCCACGCCGATCCCCATCCCGGCAATCTTTCCGTCACGGACGAGGGACGGCTCGTCATCTACGACTACGGCATGAGCCAGCGGCTGAGCGAACAGGAACAGGACGACATTGCGACGCTGTATCGAAGCCTTGTCCGGCGCGACGTCGACGGCTTGCTGAACACGCTCATCGCCCTCGAGATCCTCGAGCCGACGGTCGATCGAGCCGCGGTTCGGCAGGTGCTCGAGTTGGTGATCGAGAACCTCGAGGGACGGTCGCAGATCACCTGGCGGGCGATCATCACCGAGTTGCTCTCGATGCTCCACGACTTCCCGTTTCGAATCCCGCCGAACGTGATGTTGCTCATTCGAGTCGGGACGGTGGGCGAGGGCGTCTGTCGAACGCTCGATCCGGAGTTCGACTTCCTCGGAGTGACGCGGTCATTTCTCGTCGACCACGGCTTCATCGAGAGCGAACTCGAGGCGCTGCTCGAGGACGTCCGCACCGACCTCCGAGAGTCCGCACCTGTTCTCGCTCGCGCGCCCGCCCGGTTCGATACCGTCTTCGGCCAACTCGAGCGCGGTGAACTCGTCGTCAGGACCGACCCGGTCGAAACGACAGCCGACGGCGACCCGGCAGTCGGCTACGCGATCGTCGCTGGCTCGCTGTTCGTCGCGACGGCCGTCCTGACGTTTCACGACCTCCCACTCGAGATCGCGAGTCTGGTGCTCGGCCTCGTCTTTCTCGGTCAGTACGTGTATCGACGCCGAGCGGCCTGA
- a CDS encoding pyridoxamine 5'-phosphate oxidase family protein, producing MDKISYDYMFGMDAATVDDLLTASEVGVLSLADESTAYAVPVAFHYDGSSLYIRLTSDDSSTKMTFLEATTDACLCLYEVEGADDYWSIVVRGPLRALDDDERAAFDEMTINESFRRLPVFDQDIEATELEIYELELESVTGRQSGT from the coding sequence ATGGACAAGATCTCCTACGACTATATGTTCGGCATGGATGCGGCGACCGTCGACGACCTGTTAACAGCAAGCGAAGTCGGCGTCCTCTCGCTTGCGGACGAGTCGACTGCCTACGCCGTGCCAGTCGCCTTCCACTACGACGGCTCGTCGTTGTACATTCGCCTGACGAGCGACGATTCGAGTACGAAAATGACGTTTCTCGAGGCGACGACCGACGCGTGTCTCTGTCTGTACGAAGTCGAAGGGGCGGACGACTACTGGAGTATCGTCGTCAGAGGCCCACTCCGAGCGCTCGACGACGACGAGCGTGCCGCGTTCGATGAGATGACGATCAACGAGTCGTTTCGACGACTGCCGGTCTTCGATCAAGACATCGAGGCGACCGAGCTCGAGATCTACGAACTCGAGCTCGAGTCGGTGACGGGCCGGCAATCGGGGACATAA
- a CDS encoding universal stress protein, whose amino-acid sequence MNVLVPLDESDPARQALEHAVSTYPDATITVLHVINPSMAMYRGEMAYNYERLIELEEEEAEDLFETAKEIGDEHGASITTELMVGTPARSIVSFAEDNDVDQIVLGSHGRSGVSRVLLGSVAEQVVRRATVPVTVVR is encoded by the coding sequence ATGAACGTTCTCGTTCCACTCGACGAATCCGATCCGGCACGCCAAGCGCTCGAGCACGCCGTGTCGACGTATCCGGATGCCACGATCACCGTCTTACACGTCATCAACCCCTCGATGGCGATGTACCGCGGCGAGATGGCGTACAACTACGAACGCCTCATCGAACTCGAGGAAGAGGAGGCCGAAGACCTTTTCGAGACGGCAAAAGAGATCGGTGACGAACACGGTGCGTCGATCACGACGGAACTGATGGTTGGCACGCCTGCTCGTAGCATCGTCTCCTTTGCGGAGGACAACGACGTCGACCAGATCGTCCTCGGCAGTCACGGCCGCTCGGGGGTGTCGCGTGTCCTGCTCGGTAGCGTCGCCGAACAGGTCGTCCGCCGCGCGACGGTTCCGGTAACCGTCGTCCGGTAA
- a CDS encoding DUF7344 domain-containing protein, with the protein MNERQTVADDGLTQYPCDVDDVFRLLANARRRELITALHTCDDDRIRLSRLRRQCTTGERADARAWERAVHHVHVPMLDDLGLVDYDADTETLRYYHYELIDDVLSAIDAIDSSH; encoded by the coding sequence ATGAACGAGCGTCAGACTGTGGCCGACGACGGACTCACACAGTATCCGTGTGATGTGGACGATGTCTTCCGTCTCCTCGCGAACGCCCGCCGCCGGGAACTCATCACCGCCCTACACACCTGTGACGACGATCGGATACGTCTCTCGAGACTGCGTCGCCAGTGTACAACGGGCGAGCGGGCGGATGCTCGGGCCTGGGAACGAGCGGTTCATCACGTCCACGTGCCGATGCTCGACGACCTCGGCCTCGTCGACTACGACGCCGACACCGAGACGCTGCGGTACTATCACTATGAACTGATCGACGACGTGTTGTCGGCGATCGATGCCATCGATAGTAGCCACTGA
- a CDS encoding nicotinate phosphoribosyltransferase — translation MSQTTFGYLTDANASLFTDLYELRMLQAYVNQDHNPTATFSLFVRDLPPNRGYMLAAGLEQAIHYIETLSFGERTLEYLAEEGFDESFLSHLSEFEFTGEVRALPEGTPVFANEPLLEVTAPIAQAQVLETALINQIGYQSLIATKASRMRDVVDRKGDGQQLIDFGSRRAHGTDAGMKAARAAYIGGFDGTSNVAAGEAFGIPISGTMAHSWVQSFDRERDSFETFVDEYGDESVLLIDTYDTVRGAEHAKEVADETGTSIRGVRLDSGDLAALSKDVDEVLPDVDQFISSGIDEYKIDDFFDRGGIGAGFGPGTALVTSTDAPKVEGVYKLVAVERDGEMRPTMKLSTGKVTYPGAKSVRRTEADGEYTGDVIGLRDEDLPGEEQLVTVIDDGERVIDLPDLEECKARARTHRRKLSESIRRLEDPEPYDVRISDDLQAETEALQQELEARISE, via the coding sequence ATGTCGCAGACAACATTTGGCTACCTGACCGACGCAAACGCATCGCTGTTTACCGACCTCTACGAGCTGCGAATGCTGCAGGCGTACGTCAATCAGGACCACAACCCGACGGCGACGTTCAGCCTGTTCGTCCGCGATCTGCCGCCGAATCGAGGGTACATGCTCGCTGCAGGGCTCGAGCAGGCGATCCACTACATCGAGACGCTTTCCTTTGGCGAGCGCACGCTCGAGTATCTGGCCGAGGAAGGGTTCGACGAGTCGTTTCTCTCCCACCTGTCGGAGTTCGAGTTCACCGGCGAGGTGCGCGCCCTGCCGGAAGGGACGCCGGTCTTCGCGAATGAACCGCTGCTCGAGGTGACCGCCCCCATCGCACAGGCACAGGTGCTCGAGACCGCGCTGATCAACCAGATCGGCTACCAATCACTCATCGCAACCAAGGCGAGTCGCATGCGCGACGTGGTCGACCGGAAGGGGGACGGACAGCAGCTGATCGATTTCGGTTCGCGACGGGCTCACGGCACCGACGCGGGCATGAAAGCGGCTCGTGCCGCGTACATCGGCGGTTTCGACGGCACGTCGAACGTCGCCGCCGGGGAGGCGTTCGGGATCCCGATCTCCGGGACGATGGCCCACTCGTGGGTCCAGAGCTTCGACCGCGAGCGCGACAGCTTCGAGACGTTCGTCGACGAGTACGGCGACGAGAGCGTGCTCCTGATCGACACCTACGACACCGTTCGCGGGGCGGAGCACGCGAAGGAGGTCGCCGACGAGACGGGTACGTCGATCCGCGGCGTTCGCCTCGACTCGGGTGATCTCGCGGCGCTCTCGAAGGACGTCGACGAGGTACTCCCCGACGTCGACCAGTTCATTTCCTCGGGCATCGACGAGTACAAGATCGACGATTTCTTCGATCGAGGCGGTATCGGTGCGGGGTTCGGGCCGGGAACCGCGCTGGTGACGAGCACCGACGCGCCGAAAGTCGAGGGCGTCTACAAACTCGTCGCGGTCGAACGCGACGGCGAGATGCGACCGACCATGAAGCTCTCGACGGGGAAAGTCACCTACCCCGGCGCGAAAAGCGTCCGCCGCACCGAGGCAGACGGCGAGTACACCGGCGACGTCATCGGGCTCCGGGACGAGGATCTGCCCGGCGAGGAGCAACTCGTCACCGTCATCGACGACGGTGAGCGCGTCATCGACCTCCCCGACCTCGAGGAGTGTAAAGCTCGAGCGCGGACCCACCGACGGAAACTGTCCGAATCGATCCGTCGACTCGAGGACCCCGAGCCCTACGACGTCCGAATCAGTGACGACCTGCAGGCAGAAACCGAGGCGTTACAGCAGGAGCTTGAGGCCAGAATTTCGGAATAA
- a CDS encoding universal stress protein: MFTTILVPTDGSAGAEATIDHALELGRTYEAEIHSLYVVETGGTPAELAADDREELYAPSERRGREATIRITDVAEENDLQAAREVREGVPHRTILEYVDEQAVDMIVMGTHGRTGADRARLGSTTERVLALSDVPVLSVRLTDDGDTPAPAYDRIVIPTDGSDAADRAAENALEIAEKYDASVNVVYVVDTTTYDLEDAPRSIVGLLKEGGENATETVAEMADERGLEATTAIRRGVPAEKLLEYASTVDADLVAMGTRGRAVGSGQLLGSTTARVVRRSPIPVLTSN; the protein is encoded by the coding sequence ATGTTCACGACCATCCTCGTTCCGACTGACGGGAGTGCCGGTGCCGAAGCGACGATCGATCACGCCCTCGAGCTCGGCCGGACGTACGAGGCCGAGATCCACAGCCTCTACGTCGTCGAGACTGGCGGTACGCCGGCCGAACTCGCCGCCGACGACCGCGAGGAACTGTACGCCCCCTCGGAGCGACGGGGCCGCGAGGCGACGATCCGAATCACGGATGTCGCCGAGGAAAACGACCTGCAGGCCGCTCGAGAGGTCCGTGAGGGCGTTCCGCATCGAACGATCCTCGAGTACGTCGACGAGCAGGCGGTCGACATGATCGTGATGGGGACACACGGCCGGACGGGTGCCGACCGGGCCCGGCTGGGCAGCACCACCGAACGCGTCCTTGCGTTGTCGGATGTCCCGGTGTTGTCGGTCCGGCTGACCGACGACGGCGACACACCCGCCCCGGCGTACGACCGAATCGTCATCCCGACCGACGGGAGCGACGCCGCCGACCGCGCCGCGGAAAACGCCCTCGAGATCGCCGAGAAATACGACGCCAGCGTCAACGTCGTCTACGTGGTCGATACGACGACCTACGACCTCGAGGACGCCCCGCGAAGCATCGTCGGCTTGCTCAAAGAAGGTGGCGAAAACGCGACCGAAACGGTCGCCGAGATGGCCGACGAGCGCGGCCTCGAAGCTACCACTGCCATCCGTCGCGGCGTGCCGGCCGAGAAACTGCTCGAGTACGCCTCGACAGTCGACGCCGACCTCGTCGCGATGGGAACCCGCGGCCGCGCCGTGGGGTCGGGCCAACTGCTCGGGAGCACGACGGCCCGCGTCGTCCGGCGGTCGCCGATTCCGGTGCTGACGAGCAACTAA
- a CDS encoding universal stress protein yields the protein MTFLVPFDGSYLAEAALKRASEYGDALDEDVTALSVIPDDEAYATSVGWYEPGESEPFSVAYVAKRLREGVDDIAPGATFREEAIDDGTPAAIAARITDVADEIRPSVVFLGTDNVGEIAQPVTSVAGGVAANATYDVHIVRYYAPPEISEIPLETGAYQES from the coding sequence ATGACGTTCCTCGTCCCGTTCGACGGCTCCTATCTGGCAGAGGCGGCACTGAAGCGCGCGTCCGAGTACGGTGACGCACTGGACGAGGACGTAACCGCCCTCTCGGTAATCCCGGACGACGAGGCGTACGCGACAAGCGTCGGCTGGTACGAACCTGGCGAGTCCGAGCCGTTTAGCGTCGCCTACGTCGCCAAACGACTTCGGGAGGGCGTCGACGACATCGCTCCCGGCGCGACGTTCCGAGAGGAGGCCATCGACGACGGAACACCCGCGGCGATCGCGGCCCGGATCACGGACGTTGCTGACGAAATCCGACCGTCGGTCGTCTTCCTCGGCACCGACAACGTCGGCGAGATCGCCCAGCCGGTGACGAGCGTCGCGGGCGGTGTCGCCGCGAACGCGACGTACGACGTCCACATCGTCCGGTACTACGCTCCGCCGGAGATCTCCGAAATTCCGTTGGAAACGGGTGCCTACCAGGAGTCGTGA